ttaaaaatttactattttatcctatattttataacttcaaattaaattaaattttaaattcttcatttctatttctttttagCCACAAATTTTTGAGGTTTCTCTATCGCCTGATTATAGTAATTACTAGTTGTTCATGGTTGAAACCGCCCGTGAAGTCCAACTCCTGGATTTTGCCTGTGAGCACTTGAATTTCATACATGATTTCTGAGAAAATGCAAAGGGGAGAGAGGTTTTTCTCCACAACCATTCCTCGTCTCTCACGTCGCAAATGGTTAACTGAATTTGGACATAAATTCAGAAACTTTTGATTTTCTCTatcctttttcttttcaattcaTAGAGAAACTGATGCGCTgcttttttaaatattttttttagaaaaacctAAACCCTTTACAGATAAATGTTTAATTAGCCGTTGTTGATTATTAGCAAATAAAACCCATTTCAAGAATTGAAGCAGTATGGATTTCTTTGTAGATGAATCGCCGGCGGTGAAAGTTCTTGGCCCGTATTTTAAACTCACCGAAGTTCACTTGTGGTCAGCAATATCCTTTCTCTTCTGTGTGTTTTTGTGTGTATAATTACTAGATAATTGCAAAAATTGGAATTGTTTTACTCAACAGGGACAATGGTTCAAGTGAAGTGGCGGAATCATCTTATGCTTTAGAATTCATTGTGAGTTTCGTgtgcttttaattatgtatGAGATTCATCTGCTCGTCGACAAATTCTAGGAGTTTCAACAATGAACAATTAGCAATTACTATAAGAAAATGGGGCTACAAAGAAACCTAAAAAATTTGTGActaaaaagaaattgaaatgatgaatttaaaatttaatttaatttagggCTATAGAATATagagtaaaatagtaaatttttaattaattattattagtattttaaaaaGGGGCTAGAAAGAGTAAAATggaggctatgaatagaatcacccatatGCAAATTAATTAGCCTTCACCAAACTGGCCCACTCTCCATCTCTTGGATTAAACAGACCATTAAGGAGCCGTTCGGTTTGAAGGATTAGATAGGATTAGATTATATTAATCTTATTATATCTTGTTCGGTTGGATGGATACGGCCCGTGATTCAATTTTGGGAGAGTGACACATAGGATTAATCTTGGTGTATGAGTCTTGGCTTACCCCTTATGACAAAATTAGTCTTGGGCCAACTCAATCTTAAATAATATCGAGCTAATTTATTCTTGGCGACCGAAGGATTTTCTTTAGACTTTATGTATTTATGTACACACCAAAAAAGTAATTCATTTGGGATTCTATAATTTATCAGCACATTTCATCCTGATTTTCAATTCAAAAGAgtcataaacaaataaatatctTTTGCCGTGTGCCAGGCAAATGGGGTATTGACGCATGAAATGGAACCAGCATCTTTCGATAATATAATTCATAAGAGGAGGCTTAATAATTCGAAGGATTCTCTATAAAACATTCGCGCATACTAAGTTTTTGTTAATAAAAGATATCATGGGTGCGTGTGTGAGAGCATCCGTAACGAAGAGTTCATATGACTCTTAAAAGTGGTCCCCACCTCAAAAGAGTCTCTTCTTCATATCCGAGAGCTTATAGGGGCTCgcttatattttttaattcggCCATGCATTGCACGCGCCCAATTCTCTCTCCTCCTGAGCCTAATGCGCGGAAGAAAGTCGGGAGCGCACCTGTGGGGCGTGGTATTGGGGGTTCGGCCGAGCCTTCTGCGCACCGTTCTGCGAGTTCTCCACTACAAATGCTCTTATATTGGTAGAGTGATCTCAAATTCGAATTCACTGTGAcacgatctttaaatttttttgattataattcaacaaaataaataaataaagatataacaTCACCATTGATAAATGTCTACACTCAAGAATGATACATAATGGAACTGATATAATTGAGGTACATCTCACATGTGATGATCACACTTTGCAGAGGAATCGGATTCTACACTTTTTAATCGAATTGGAATGAATGTGCATTGATCATAGACACAAAACACAATCACACAAATCTTCTAAAGTTGTCTTTCTTATGTTCTTGTTTGGCACTGCAGGCTACTTCCTATCCTATGACGATGAACATAACAGCAAATGGCCACAAAATCGATGAAAAAAGAATACACcacaaaaattattattaaaaaaaattcatccatGATTTACAATCAGAATCACAAACATGTAATTGCACCAGAGGTGCAAACCACCATTGGTACTCATTCTTTCCTTTGTATGTACCATTTTCcaccaacccccccccccccccccaccccacctcataaaaaaaaagaacatgaTCCAATTAGTATGAGTGAGTTTTCTAGTATGGTAAGCTCTTAGAACTGGAGCTAACCACCAACGCCTTGAGGTTGGAAGCATCCCCGTTGGCGCGGCGCGTGATGGTCTCCATGTTCTTATACAAACTCTGCTTCACAATCTTGGTCATCATCCTCTTCCCTTGCTCGGCATCCTTCTCGCTGAGAGGCGATCCCATCGCTATCCTCCCCACCTGCAGGGGCCCCGAATGAGGCCCCATCCTCGTCTGCCGCTCATCCTTGAACCACTGCAGCAGCTTCATAGCTCTCTTCTGCGCCAACGGGCTGCCCAACAACGCCACCTCTAGAAGCACCTGCACGATCCCGGCCTTGGCCATCTTCTGCCTCTGCAGGGAGCTCTGATGAGCCAAGATCATCAAAATGTACGCACACAGCTCCTGGCATTTCGGCTTCTCCTCCCACGTCATGATCTCTATGAGGCCCTCGGGAACCGTAGGGTTCTGCTCCAGCGCCTTCCTCCCGGCTGAGGTCACCACCAAGTTCCCCAAGGTTGCTAGGCTTTTCTCCGCGGTCTCTTTCACAGAGGACAGCTTCGTTAGGCTGGTGACGACCCCGGTTGAGATCAGGATCGGCGCGTTGTCTAGAACTGAAGAGAGGTTGTACAATGTGCTCAAGCAGAGCTCCTCGGTCTCTATGCTTGAACTGGATTCAAGAATGCAGACTGTAGTGGGAATGATTCTTGATGAGTTGAGGGGAAACTGGCTGTTGGCTAGGCCTGATATAGATAGGAGAAGCTCTGCCAATTCTCTCTTGTCTGTTTCCTCTAACGAACTCATATTATTGGGCAATCTTGACAAAATCCCTGCCTCCACCATTAGAGCCTTGTTCCTGAAATAAaaaagcacaaaaaaaaaacaagaattcAGTAAAGGAACAAAGTGTTGCTATTGATCATGTCTTTATCGAGCAAGAATATAAAGGAGCAAGAATTATGCCacttgtgtgcgtgtgttggcctagcggtaAGAGGTTAACGCTCAAGACTTGAAGTCCTAGGTTCAAGCCCTTCGTCATGCggtctttaaaatttctttatttacttatataatttatcaaaaaaaaatattatgcacACTTGAAATCTCCTATAGAAAGCGTCGAGTCAAGAGAGGTGCAGTCAGCGCACCAAAAGAGACCACCCACCCCCACTTGGAAGAAAGAGGGATCGAATTATTGGGTTTATTAAGTGATTAAAACGCTATTATCTATATGGGAATATGGAACATATGCTTCATTCCATATTATATGCCAATATGCAAAAAGTTAAGCAAGTGATGTTAGCAAATAGCAACCTACTATCGTTATCTTCAACCTAAGTATATTAATATCTTTTGGGGTCCATCATATCCTTACGCCAAGAACTTCAATTTCCACGTTGTATTATAAGCATAAATCAAGAATTTTCAAGCACTACATACGACTCAACAAAGTCCAAGAAATAATGTTGAGACACCTAACTTTCAATTAACAAATGCACCAAATTCAATCatatattaaacttaattagaCGCCGGCGAAGACTTCGCGAACGAGCAAGAAAGGGCGTTGGCGCGGCCGGGCGACGACGGCCGGTGCCTATGACGCCCActccacccaccccccacctaTCAATAATGGCCACTAGGCCTCCATTATGGTTCCATTTTTCCATTTGTGAGTAACATTTTGCCAACTCATTATATTAACTAAGAATAAGTATAGCTTCGGCCCCTCCCGCAATTAAATGTATTCAATCATCCAACTAGATTAGAGACTATATTcttaatttcatttaattcttcTACTCCAATTGATGAAACAGTAGTTCTTAGCTCTGTTTTCTTGatccacccccccccccccaacaaataataataataataataataataataataataataataataataataataataataataataatcaaaatgACTTCCCCCCACTGATCGAATATGGTTTATTGAGGAACCCTAATCAGTTGTAATCAAATTAAGCAAGACTCAAACTGATCATTATCATGCATTTTGATGCTTCAattcaacaataaaaatgaGATTAAGCTTACGTGAAAGAGCCATTGGCGAGTTCAATCAGCGCCTGCACAGCCAATCTTTGACGCGCCGCCACCTCCGACCCAACCATGGCGACCAGCGGCGGAATAACGCCAAGCTCCGCCATGGTCCTCCTCCGCTTCACATCTTCCTCCGCCAGCTTCTTCATATCCCTCGCCGCCGCTTCTTTCTCCTCCCAGCTCCCAAAATGAAGCATCTTCACGGATTTTTTCAGCGCCGCCATCCAATTACGATCGCCGTCGCGATCATGAT
The genomic region above belongs to Salvia miltiorrhiza cultivar Shanhuang (shh) chromosome 5, IMPLAD_Smil_shh, whole genome shotgun sequence and contains:
- the LOC130985435 gene encoding uncharacterized protein LOC130985435, with translation MSVPQAPEPSDSLTNCFFTIRFLSRIRRRLRLKSPNKDCKPAEVAAEPIGTDMITCEEAKGDHHDRDGDRNWMAALKKSVKMLHFGSWEEKEAAARDMKKLAEEDVKRRRTMAELGVIPPLVAMVGSEVAARQRLAVQALIELANGSFTNKALMVEAGILSRLPNNMSSLEETDKRELAELLLSISGLANSQFPLNSSRIIPTTVCILESSSSIETEELCLSTLYNLSSVLDNAPILISTGVVTSLTKLSSVKETAEKSLATLGNLVVTSAGRKALEQNPTVPEGLIEIMTWEEKPKCQELCAYILMILAHQSSLQRQKMAKAGIVQVLLEVALLGSPLAQKRAMKLLQWFKDERQTRMGPHSGPLQVGRIAMGSPLSEKDAEQGKRMMTKIVKQSLYKNMETITRRANGDASNLKALVVSSSSKSLPY